The following coding sequences lie in one Anomaloglossus baeobatrachus isolate aAnoBae1 chromosome 7, aAnoBae1.hap1, whole genome shotgun sequence genomic window:
- the LOC142246843 gene encoding taste receptor type 2 member 40-like: MKWSLWMSVYPLISCPFGMVLNALIIAVYYRDYTQGNPLTVCDQILSSMTLSSLALQWTLCITSIIYYVEVAVLIPGGSHMNTAYDRFNFFMIFFLSEVSFWQTALLSTYYSLKLLSFSHRFFSWLKMTMLTCTMRLVMVAAAVSFLINIPFVWTLRLDNSYNLTADMTGTTYTFSLQSVHVFLNMTLGSCLPCLVTFICISLSVRAILHHVCRIGQNGLQVGSARLGGLVWAACTMSLCVFCDLSFSVIVIGTLLSSFTMDNVLHDISWAILTSYGTVRSIILITGNPKLRYGVFRRNVHP, translated from the coding sequence ATGAAGTGGTCCCTGTGGATGTCCGTCTACCCTCTCATCTCATGCCCTTTTGGGATGGTCTTGAACGCCTTGATTATTGCAGTATATTACAGAGACTACACGCAGGGCAATCCCCTGACAGTGTGTGACCAGATCCTGTCCTCCATGACCCTCAGCAGCCTCGCCCTGCAGTGGACACTCTGTATCACCAGCATTATCTACTATGTAGAAGTCGCCGTCCTCATTCCTGGAGGATCTCACATGAACACCGCCTATGACAGATTTaactttttcatgatttttttcctCAGTGAGGTCAGCTTTTGGCAAACAGCTCTACTCTCAACCTATTACAGCCTTAAGCTCCTCAGCTTCTCCCATCGATTCTTCAGTTGGCTGAAAATGACCATGTTGACCTGCACCATGAGGCTTGTGATGGTGGCCGCAGCGGTGTCATTTCTCATCAACATTCCCTTTGTGTGGACACTACGTCTAGACAATTCTTACAATCTGACTGCGGACATGACGGGGACAACTTACACCTTCAGTCTTCAGTCTGTGCATGTGTTCCTGAACATGACGTTGGGTAGCTGTCTACCCTGTCTTGTCACCTTCATCTGTATCAGTCTCAGTGTCCGTGCGATTCTGCACCACGTCTGTCGTATTGGGCAGAATGGGCTCCAGGTCGGCTCCGCTCGGCTTGGTGGCCTCGTTTGGGCGGCCTGTACCATGAGCCTTTGTGTTTTCTGTGATTTGTCCTTCAGTGTGATCGTCATTGGGACACTTCTGTCATCGTTCACCATGGACAATGTTTTACATGACATCAGTTGGGCAATTTTGACATCCTATGGCACTGTGCGATCCATCATCTTAATAACTGGAAATCCAAAATTAAGATATGGAGTGTTCAGAAGAAATGTCCACCCATGA